AGTCTATCTATTATTGCAGCTGTCATTACTGGATCTTTAAATATTTCATCCCACCTTTCAAATGATAAATTTGTAGTTATTATTGTAGATTTTCTTCCTGCTCTTAAGGAAAGATAGGTGAATAAGAGCTCAGAGGCTTCTTTATCAAAAGAAATATATCCAAGTTCATCTGCTATTATCAAATCATATTTCTCAAATTTCTT
Above is a genomic segment from Clostridiisalibacter paucivorans DSM 22131 containing:
- a CDS encoding ATP-binding protein, whose protein sequence is KKFEKYDLIIADELGYISFDKEASELLFTYLSLRAGRKSTIITTNLSFERWDEIFKDPVMTAAIIDRLTHKSYIVNMNGNSYRLKETKLWLEKQ